A section of the Thermogemmatispora onikobensis genome encodes:
- a CDS encoding PrsW family glutamic-type intramembrane protease, producing MSQSYGVLRVVRMSHLQPPTTRGWAIRTRSPVVWLPDEQLVHVLTRRETSIGRALSNDVILMDLAVSREHARVVLDSDGCWYIINLTPHNVIRVNGQVIPSRVPFPLRSQDIIVLGSTMLQFLAPHVALVGESGERAEQIDVRSAEQVTQLLPSTPSLGVSPASGASIPPTLPPGEGGMTVFGPWGEEEGEEEDLLGAGITMQFALSPRLGRRMRWLMAGVGLSVLAICALMTLILNSFIGINALTQNGASSLLAALTIPLIPALATLLLVNFIDRFEREPWYLRLATFLWGMVIAIPTAFFIERLIDGVLLNLLEPGTSTVLRSALQGLNAGFTEETVKGLGLLLLFLVLRDQFDNITDGIVYSAMIGAGFALVENFSYFASGYRNSLVFLIIYRVVLGWLGHPTFTACFGAMLGYTRHTRSRWQQVITPLLGYIMAVMLHSFFDFVDIQAGMEVQANPGNTHVAMLALVAIICDYVPPFLAQMMLLYLLIRSLAQEAAIIREFLATEVSNGVVTVDEYALLQHSFQRTRQERKALWQYGFKHWLRVKALYQAEIGLAFRKWHVSMGDSQKNGYLRQPEDVYRERIRRLRQEIRAFEEQERARRRGT from the coding sequence ATGAGCCAGAGCTATGGTGTGCTACGGGTGGTGCGCATGTCCCACCTTCAACCCCCAACGACGCGGGGCTGGGCCATACGTACGCGCTCTCCAGTTGTCTGGTTGCCTGATGAGCAGCTGGTGCACGTCCTGACGCGGCGTGAGACCAGCATTGGGAGGGCGCTCAGCAACGACGTTATCCTGATGGATCTCGCGGTCTCGCGCGAGCATGCGCGCGTGGTGCTCGATAGCGATGGTTGCTGGTACATTATCAACCTGACGCCTCACAACGTGATTCGGGTCAACGGGCAAGTCATTCCCTCGCGTGTGCCTTTTCCCCTGCGTTCCCAGGATATCATCGTCTTAGGCAGCACGATGCTCCAATTCCTGGCTCCCCATGTGGCTCTCGTGGGAGAGAGCGGAGAGCGGGCAGAGCAGATAGATGTCCGCTCTGCTGAGCAGGTCACGCAGTTGCTGCCGAGCACCCCCTCCCTGGGAGTCTCGCCTGCGTCTGGTGCTTCCATTCCGCCCACCCTGCCGCCGGGCGAAGGAGGAATGACGGTCTTTGGGCCTTGGGGTGAGGAGGAGGGCGAAGAGGAGGACCTGCTTGGAGCGGGCATTACCATGCAATTCGCTCTCTCGCCGCGACTGGGAAGGCGTATGCGCTGGCTCATGGCCGGTGTTGGACTCAGTGTTCTCGCCATCTGTGCCCTCATGACCCTCATCCTCAACAGTTTCATTGGCATCAATGCCCTGACGCAGAATGGCGCTTCCAGTCTGCTGGCTGCTCTCACCATTCCGCTCATTCCTGCCCTCGCTACCCTACTGCTCGTCAACTTTATCGATCGGTTCGAGCGAGAGCCGTGGTATCTTCGCCTGGCTACCTTTCTCTGGGGTATGGTAATTGCCATTCCCACCGCCTTCTTTATCGAGCGCCTGATCGATGGCGTGCTTCTCAATCTCTTGGAGCCGGGCACAAGTACGGTTCTGCGCTCGGCCTTGCAGGGTCTCAACGCCGGTTTCACTGAAGAGACCGTTAAGGGGCTGGGCCTGCTCCTGCTCTTTCTGGTCCTGCGCGACCAGTTTGACAATATCACAGACGGCATTGTCTACTCGGCCATGATTGGGGCCGGCTTTGCCCTGGTAGAGAACTTCAGCTATTTCGCCAGTGGTTATCGCAACTCGCTGGTCTTTCTCATTATCTACCGGGTTGTCCTGGGCTGGTTGGGACATCCGACCTTTACCGCCTGTTTTGGCGCGATGCTGGGCTACACGCGCCACACGCGCTCACGCTGGCAACAGGTGATCACCCCGTTGCTGGGCTACATCATGGCTGTCATGCTGCACAGCTTTTTCGATTTTGTGGACATTCAGGCGGGCATGGAGGTTCAGGCTAATCCTGGCAATACGCATGTGGCCATGTTAGCTCTGGTAGCGATCATCTGTGACTACGTTCCTCCTTTCCTTGCCCAGATGATGCTGCTCTATCTACTGATTCGCTCGCTGGCCCAGGAGGCGGCCATCATCCGCGAGTTTCTGGCCACCGAGGTGAGCAATGGCGTGGTCACGGTCGACGAGTATGCTTTACTGCAGCACTCCTTTCAGCGCACGCGCCAGGAGCGTAAGGCCCTCTGGCAGTATGGTTTCAAGCATTGGCTACGGGTCAAAGCCCTCTATCAAGCGGAGATTGGCCTGGCTTTTCGCAAGTGGCATGTGAGCATGGGCGACAGTCAAAAAAACGGCTATCTGCGCCAGCCGGAAGATGTCTATCGGGAGCGCATTCGCCGTTTGCGCCAGGAAATTCGCGCATTTGAGGAGCAGGAGCGAGCGAGGCGACGGGGGACCTGA
- a CDS encoding response regulator encodes MDNDCDRSAGHHPIVLVVDDNPAIRDMVAWALELDGYEPAEAAEGQEALAWVDNAVREGRYPSVILLDLAMPGMDGETFLQRLRSQWEPAYPFPRIVVITAGTGLTTAAALDVQQIIVKPFHVRDLLEVIRRLTA; translated from the coding sequence ATGGACAATGATTGTGATCGGAGTGCAGGCCATCACCCGATTGTGCTGGTTGTGGATGATAATCCGGCCATTCGCGACATGGTAGCCTGGGCGCTGGAGCTGGATGGCTATGAGCCAGCGGAGGCTGCTGAAGGTCAAGAGGCGCTGGCCTGGGTCGATAATGCGGTGCGCGAGGGGCGCTATCCTTCCGTGATCCTGCTCGACCTCGCCATGCCGGGTATGGATGGTGAGACCTTCTTGCAGCGCCTGCGCTCGCAATGGGAGCCGGCTTATCCTTTTCCTCGAATTGTGGTCATCACCGCCGGAACCGGCTTGACCACTGCTGCCGCTTTAGATGTGCAGCAGATCATTGTCAAGCCCTTTCACGTGCGAGACCTGCTCGAGGTCATCCGCCGTCTCACCGCCTGA
- the cas6 gene encoding CRISPR system precrRNA processing endoribonuclease RAMP protein Cas6 yields the protein METTALVSPGSFKADLYALHLRLRPLQPGTLMPFSGELVHGAWLEWLRGAAPDVSARLHEGNKRRLFTCSSLQFPLPPAQVREAERNNRHLPLSPEKTYTIRITLLLGELFPHFYKALIQFNHFSGNLRRSPFMQIGRQVFLLEEVIASPDDPARWTGFTTFRELAAQAALLQPARCERMTLEFDSLTTFNWINTRNKVYGNYYALLPLPRYLFPGLAKRWQELVSQEPETRELAVLVQPELIEEYILDDGIVIDDYDLRPHQVHFSTHVQPGFIGRCVYRLRGPDPPPASGSALAAGPALTVRQQLWLLAYLAFYSGVGYKTPMGMGRVRPL from the coding sequence ATGGAAACCACAGCTCTAGTATCGCCGGGCAGCTTCAAAGCTGATCTTTATGCCCTGCATCTGCGATTGCGGCCATTGCAGCCGGGGACCTTAATGCCGTTTTCGGGAGAACTGGTGCATGGGGCCTGGCTCGAATGGCTGCGTGGTGCAGCCCCGGATGTCTCGGCACGCCTCCACGAAGGAAACAAGCGTCGCCTCTTCACCTGCTCCAGTCTGCAATTTCCGCTGCCGCCGGCCCAGGTCAGAGAGGCGGAGCGCAACAATCGGCACCTCCCGCTCAGCCCGGAGAAGACCTATACCATCCGCATTACCTTGCTGCTCGGCGAGCTATTCCCGCATTTCTACAAAGCCCTGATCCAATTCAACCACTTCAGTGGCAATCTGCGCCGTTCACCTTTCATGCAGATTGGGCGCCAGGTCTTTCTGCTGGAAGAGGTCATTGCCAGCCCCGACGACCCTGCACGCTGGACGGGTTTCACTACCTTTCGTGAGCTGGCTGCGCAAGCGGCCTTGTTGCAGCCCGCGCGCTGCGAACGCATGACTTTAGAATTTGATTCCCTCACGACCTTTAATTGGATTAACACGCGCAACAAAGTCTATGGCAACTATTATGCTCTGCTTCCGTTACCACGCTACCTTTTCCCCGGCCTGGCCAAGCGCTGGCAGGAGCTCGTCTCACAAGAGCCGGAGACGCGCGAGCTGGCCGTGCTGGTCCAGCCTGAGCTGATCGAAGAGTATATTCTTGACGATGGTATTGTCATCGACGACTATGACTTGCGCCCGCATCAGGTGCATTTCTCTACGCATGTTCAACCGGGCTTTATCGGGCGTTGCGTCTACCGCCTGCGTGGGCCTGATCCTCCGCCAGCCTCTGGGTCAGCGTTGGCGGCGGGGCCAGCTCTGACGGTGCGGCAACAGCTCTGGCTTCTCGCCTATCTGGCTTTCTACTCTGGTGTAGGGTACAAAACGCCTATGGGCATGGGGCGAGTGCGCCCTCTATAG
- a CDS encoding thiamine pyrophosphate-dependent dehydrogenase E1 component subunit alpha yields the protein MSEAERADLLLQIYYYMRLTRAMEDRTRTLFLQGRIVGGVYTAQGHEATTVGAAMTLRDGDCIVPQHRDLGMHLVRGVSPRAVMCQWLARGNAPTLGRDGQLHIGDMHQGVVPMISMLGESLPVACGVALVMKMRRRSTVVLASCGDGATSTGAFHEALNFAAVQRLPVVFLIENNGYAYSTPNARQFAIEQLAQRAVAYGMPGESVDGNDVLAVMEAVERAVAHARSGRGPALVECRTFRVRGHSEADKADYVPPALREEWLARDPIKRFEGYLTAQGLLSAERRREIEARVRAVVDDAVAFAEASPPPDPATVADYVFAPDGPIAIVGEPGATDPRYVNALDTRTGRPFCTMSQVEEAVTQL from the coding sequence ATGAGCGAAGCGGAGCGGGCTGACCTGCTGTTGCAGATCTATTATTATATGCGCCTCACCCGCGCGATGGAGGATCGTACGCGCACGCTCTTTCTCCAGGGGCGGATTGTCGGCGGAGTCTATACGGCGCAGGGTCATGAGGCGACGACCGTCGGGGCGGCGATGACGCTGCGCGATGGAGACTGCATTGTACCGCAGCACCGGGATCTGGGCATGCATCTGGTACGGGGAGTCTCGCCACGCGCTGTGATGTGCCAGTGGTTGGCACGCGGCAATGCTCCGACGCTGGGACGCGACGGCCAATTGCACATTGGCGATATGCATCAAGGGGTCGTCCCGATGATCAGTATGCTGGGCGAGTCGCTGCCGGTGGCCTGCGGCGTAGCCCTGGTCATGAAGATGCGCCGCCGTTCAACGGTGGTGCTGGCCAGCTGTGGCGATGGGGCGACCAGCACCGGGGCCTTTCACGAGGCCCTCAATTTTGCTGCGGTGCAGCGATTGCCCGTCGTCTTTCTGATCGAGAACAATGGCTATGCCTATTCGACGCCGAACGCCAGGCAGTTTGCCATTGAGCAGCTTGCGCAGCGGGCGGTGGCCTATGGTATGCCCGGCGAGAGTGTCGATGGCAATGACGTGCTGGCGGTGATGGAAGCTGTCGAGCGGGCAGTGGCTCATGCGCGCAGTGGCCGCGGGCCGGCGCTCGTCGAGTGCCGTACTTTCCGCGTTCGGGGCCACTCCGAGGCCGATAAGGCCGACTATGTGCCGCCAGCCCTGCGCGAGGAGTGGCTCGCCAGGGACCCAATCAAGCGGTTTGAAGGCTATTTAACAGCTCAGGGACTGCTGAGCGCAGAGCGCCGCCGGGAGATCGAGGCCCGGGTGCGGGCCGTGGTCGATGATGCCGTGGCCTTTGCCGAGGCCAGTCCCCCACCCGATCCGGCGACCGTGGCCGACTATGTCTTTGCTCCCGATGGCCCGATCGCTATCGTTGGCGAGCCGGGCGCCACCGATCCTCGCTATGTCAATGCGTTGGATACGCGCACCGGAAGGCCTTTCTGCACGATGAGTCAGGTAGAGGAGGCTGTTACTCAGTTATGA
- the lipA gene encoding lipoyl synthase: MATIIPERRPSWLRVRPPEGEGYEEIKRLMRSKALHTVCEEARCPNIRECWGHGTATFMILGRICTRSCGFCAVETGRPLGVDWEEPKRVAEAVRQMGLRYAVVTSVNRDELKDGGASIFAATIRWIRRLNPGCKVEVLTPDFKGDYEALKVVMDARPDVFNHNVETVPRLYRRVRPQAVYQRSLQVLKWAKELNPAAPTKSGFMLGLGETWDEVLEVMRDLRAHDVDILTIGQYLRPSFQHLPIQRYVPLEEFAALKEEGKKMGFRHVESGPFVRSSYHAHEQAEEALG, translated from the coding sequence ATGGCGACCATTATCCCTGAGCGCCGCCCCTCGTGGTTACGTGTGCGCCCGCCCGAGGGAGAGGGCTATGAAGAGATCAAGCGGCTCATGCGCAGCAAAGCGCTACACACAGTCTGCGAGGAGGCGCGCTGTCCCAACATCCGTGAATGCTGGGGGCATGGCACTGCCACCTTCATGATTCTGGGGCGCATCTGCACTCGCAGCTGTGGCTTCTGTGCCGTTGAGACGGGGCGTCCCCTGGGTGTAGACTGGGAAGAGCCGAAGCGGGTAGCGGAGGCCGTACGACAGATGGGGCTGCGTTATGCCGTAGTGACCTCGGTCAATCGCGACGAATTGAAGGACGGCGGGGCCTCTATCTTTGCCGCGACCATTCGCTGGATTCGGCGCCTCAATCCCGGCTGCAAGGTGGAGGTGCTCACGCCCGATTTCAAGGGAGACTACGAAGCGCTCAAGGTGGTGATGGACGCCAGACCCGATGTCTTCAACCACAACGTGGAGACGGTTCCGCGCCTCTACCGTCGTGTGCGGCCCCAGGCAGTCTACCAGCGCTCGCTGCAGGTGCTCAAATGGGCCAAGGAGCTGAATCCGGCGGCCCCCACCAAGTCCGGCTTCATGCTTGGTCTTGGCGAAACCTGGGACGAGGTGCTGGAGGTCATGCGTGATTTGCGTGCCCATGACGTGGATATCCTCACCATTGGCCAGTACCTGCGTCCCTCTTTCCAGCATCTGCCGATCCAGCGCTATGTCCCGCTGGAGGAGTTTGCCGCGCTCAAAGAGGAAGGGAAGAAAATGGGCTTTCGTCACGTAGAGTCCGGCCCCTTTGTGCGCAGCTCCTATCACGCTCACGAGCAGGCTGAGGAGGCTCTGGGGTGA
- a CDS encoding alpha/beta fold hydrolase, which produces MKARLNGVQIAYDDHGAGLPVLFLHAFPLNRSMWQSEMEGLLREGRYRLVALDWRGFGESEIDREILTMETLADDVAALMDWLGMDGAVLCGLSMGGYVAFAFLRKYPQRVRGLILADTRPEPDSEEGKANREQLARLAEIQGVEAVADLQIPRLLSEETRRQRPEVEAQVRRLIAAATPRGIAAASRGMAQRADARELLSTIRCPALVVVGELDQLSPPSLAREYAARIPQAQLQVIPRAAHLSNLEQPQAFLDTISAFLRSSIPAL; this is translated from the coding sequence ATGAAAGCACGGCTCAACGGCGTCCAAATCGCCTATGACGATCATGGTGCGGGCTTGCCTGTGCTCTTTCTGCATGCTTTCCCACTGAATCGCAGCATGTGGCAGAGCGAGATGGAGGGACTCCTGCGGGAAGGCCGCTATCGCCTGGTCGCTCTCGATTGGCGCGGCTTCGGCGAGAGCGAGATTGATCGTGAGATTCTCACGATGGAGACGCTGGCCGACGATGTGGCAGCGCTGATGGACTGGTTGGGCATGGATGGCGCTGTGCTCTGCGGTCTGTCGATGGGGGGCTATGTGGCCTTTGCCTTTCTGCGCAAGTATCCCCAGCGTGTCCGTGGTCTGATTCTGGCCGATACACGACCTGAACCTGACAGCGAGGAGGGGAAGGCTAATCGCGAGCAGTTGGCGCGTCTGGCTGAAATCCAGGGCGTGGAGGCGGTGGCCGATCTGCAGATTCCGCGTCTCCTCTCGGAAGAAACGCGCCGCCAGCGGCCCGAGGTTGAGGCTCAGGTGCGGCGCTTGATCGCGGCGGCAACGCCGCGGGGCATTGCTGCAGCCTCACGTGGTATGGCTCAGCGTGCCGATGCCCGTGAGCTATTGTCTACCATTCGCTGCCCGGCGCTGGTTGTCGTGGGCGAGCTGGATCAGCTTTCGCCACCCTCGCTGGCCCGGGAATATGCGGCGCGCATTCCACAGGCCCAGCTGCAGGTGATTCCGCGGGCGGCGCATCTCTCCAATTTGGAGCAGCCACAGGCTTTCCTTGACACCATTAGCGCTTTCCTGCGCTCCTCAATCCCGGCTCTGTGA
- a CDS encoding HD domain-containing protein, which produces MSVPFLEQETYELLKQVARFFAERHQTQVYLVGGALRNLLLGLPTVDWDLVVVGEAPLLARQLADALGGYYAYMHEKASRVVVRQPTGEWTLDMAPLAGSSIEEDLRQRDFTVNALALPLDALLSLPSPSALLSLPWIDPCGGLADAQARLLRAVNEEVFRSSPVRLLRAIRLSHRYILRIEPTTEALIRRDVGLLATEVAERLHGELYQLLGQEDGTSSLRLLDHHGLLTVLIPELAPARGMPQPPPHHWDVFEHSLETVSALEAVVRALYPEPLSLDELSCASWSQPLLLAPELAEKIAQLRALLAEASHQNLLSLSELTKPALKLAALLHDIGKPVTLSYDEQGVSHFYGHQQAGAPLAEGVMKRLSASGHDRHLVRLVTLHHMRPGQLAQQETVTPRAIRRYFVDLGVQGLHVALFSLADHLATYGPDYPRRPTGAWEAHLACVALLLRSYLHERERFLPTRLLTGHELMRRLGLEPGPLIGELLEVIAEARAEERIHSKEEALWLAREYLQTRVADSPETTHPGSGS; this is translated from the coding sequence ATGTCGGTGCCTTTTTTAGAGCAAGAAACCTACGAGCTACTGAAGCAAGTAGCGCGCTTCTTTGCAGAGCGGCACCAGACTCAGGTGTATCTGGTAGGTGGGGCCTTGCGCAACCTGTTACTGGGCCTACCCACCGTCGACTGGGATCTGGTCGTCGTCGGTGAGGCGCCGCTGTTGGCGCGCCAGCTGGCCGATGCCCTCGGCGGCTATTATGCCTATATGCATGAAAAAGCCAGTCGGGTCGTGGTACGCCAGCCAACAGGCGAGTGGACGCTCGACATGGCCCCGCTGGCGGGCTCCAGCATTGAGGAAGACCTGCGCCAGCGTGACTTTACAGTGAATGCTCTGGCGCTACCTCTGGACGCACTCCTGAGCCTGCCCTCTCCTTCCGCTCTGCTCTCCCTGCCGTGGATCGATCCCTGCGGTGGCCTCGCCGATGCTCAGGCTCGTCTGCTGCGGGCAGTCAACGAGGAGGTCTTTCGCAGCAGCCCGGTGCGTCTGCTGCGCGCCATCCGCCTTTCACACCGCTACATCCTGCGGATCGAGCCCACTACCGAAGCTCTCATCCGCCGCGACGTCGGGCTGCTAGCCACCGAGGTGGCTGAGCGCCTCCACGGCGAGCTGTACCAGCTGCTCGGACAGGAGGATGGCACCAGCAGCTTGCGTCTGCTCGATCACCACGGCCTGCTCACTGTCCTGATCCCGGAGCTGGCCCCCGCCCGAGGCATGCCACAGCCACCTCCCCATCATTGGGACGTTTTTGAGCACTCGCTAGAGACCGTGAGCGCCCTGGAGGCAGTGGTCCGCGCCTTGTATCCCGAGCCGCTCTCACTGGACGAGCTGTCCTGTGCTTCGTGGAGTCAGCCGCTCCTGCTGGCTCCTGAGCTGGCGGAGAAGATCGCCCAGCTGCGCGCGCTGTTGGCCGAGGCGAGCCATCAGAACCTGCTGTCGCTCTCCGAGCTGACGAAACCAGCTTTGAAGCTGGCCGCTCTTTTGCACGATATCGGCAAGCCTGTCACCCTGAGCTACGATGAGCAAGGAGTCAGCCATTTCTACGGCCACCAGCAAGCTGGCGCCCCGCTCGCCGAGGGTGTGATGAAGCGCCTGAGCGCCAGCGGCCATGATCGCCATCTGGTGCGTCTGGTGACGCTCCATCACATGCGTCCGGGCCAGCTTGCCCAGCAGGAGACGGTGACGCCGCGTGCTATTCGTCGCTACTTTGTCGATCTGGGTGTGCAGGGTTTGCATGTGGCTCTTTTCTCACTGGCCGACCATCTGGCCACCTACGGCCCCGACTACCCCCGGCGCCCCACTGGTGCCTGGGAAGCACACCTTGCCTGCGTAGCACTGCTGCTGCGCAGCTATCTGCATGAGCGCGAGCGCTTTCTGCCAACGCGCCTGCTGACAGGCCACGAGCTGATGCGCCGTCTGGGATTGGAGCCAGGCCCACTGATCGGTGAACTGCTCGAAGTCATCGCTGAGGCCCGCGCCGAGGAGCGTATCCACTCGAAGGAAGAGGCCCTCTGGCTGGCGCGCGAGTACCTGCAGACCCGCGTAGCTGACAGCCCGGAGACGACCCATCCCGGCTCAGGAAGCTGA
- a CDS encoding dihydrolipoamide acetyltransferase family protein — translation MPTPVKFPRLGESVAEGTVAAWLKREGDYVEKDEALAEVVTDKVNAELPSPVAGRLVKILVPADQTVPVGTAIALVEEEGAGAEVAEEARAGQSESGSVAAAQPAPVGEQVTSAAAVQRGTSALSVAAEAVTAEPHDGQQPGERQRISPLARRLAREHGIDLNEIKGTGVGGRVRKEDILAYLEQRQLGEQTIQAPAAAAVTLQPGPASTAGVSTAAGAARGPEPVAVGPDEEVVVPDRMRLAIAEHMVRSKRTAPHATTVVEVDMTAIARWLERNKEEFKRREGYSISYVPFVMKAVCEGIRKVPLINSSWTEDNRIIVKKRIHLGVAVATDSGLVVPTIHDADQYTIAGLARRLNEVAQRARSNRLTVQDLQGSTFVVNNPGTFGTILSVPIINQPHAAILSMDAVVKRPVVTEDDAIAIRYMMYLCLSFDHRILDGAGAATFLQAVRAKLQSYGPEIDVY, via the coding sequence ATGCCAACGCCGGTGAAATTCCCCCGTCTCGGCGAGTCAGTTGCAGAAGGAACTGTCGCTGCCTGGCTCAAGCGTGAAGGCGATTATGTGGAAAAGGATGAGGCTCTGGCCGAGGTAGTGACCGACAAGGTCAATGCTGAGCTTCCTTCACCTGTGGCTGGTCGGTTGGTGAAAATTCTGGTGCCAGCTGATCAGACGGTACCAGTCGGGACTGCCATCGCCCTCGTTGAGGAGGAAGGAGCGGGGGCGGAGGTCGCAGAGGAAGCGAGGGCTGGTCAGAGCGAGAGTGGTAGTGTAGCCGCTGCTCAGCCGGCGCCCGTAGGTGAGCAGGTGACTTCTGCAGCTGCAGTGCAACGTGGCACCTCGGCCCTCTCGGTAGCGGCTGAGGCCGTGACGGCGGAGCCACACGATGGTCAGCAGCCTGGCGAACGTCAGCGCATTTCGCCCCTGGCGCGTCGCCTTGCTCGCGAGCATGGCATCGACCTGAACGAAATCAAGGGTACGGGCGTCGGTGGACGGGTGCGCAAAGAAGACATCCTGGCTTATCTGGAGCAGCGTCAGCTTGGCGAGCAGACGATTCAGGCACCCGCCGCCGCGGCTGTGACTCTCCAGCCCGGGCCTGCCTCCACCGCTGGCGTCAGCACAGCTGCAGGTGCTGCCAGGGGACCAGAGCCGGTGGCTGTTGGCCCCGATGAGGAAGTCGTCGTCCCCGATCGTATGCGCCTGGCCATCGCTGAGCACATGGTCCGTAGCAAGCGGACAGCACCCCATGCCACCACCGTTGTCGAGGTCGATATGACCGCCATTGCGCGCTGGCTGGAGCGCAACAAAGAGGAATTCAAGCGACGCGAGGGCTACAGTATCAGCTACGTGCCCTTCGTCATGAAAGCGGTCTGTGAAGGCATTCGGAAGGTACCGCTGATCAACTCCAGCTGGACCGAGGATAACCGTATCATTGTCAAGAAGCGTATCCATCTCGGGGTGGCGGTTGCTACCGATAGTGGCCTGGTGGTGCCGACCATTCATGATGCCGACCAGTACACCATTGCTGGCCTGGCGCGGCGTCTCAATGAAGTAGCGCAGCGAGCGCGCAGCAACCGTCTGACGGTGCAGGACCTGCAAGGAAGCACCTTTGTGGTTAATAATCCGGGTACCTTTGGTACAATACTATCGGTACCGATTATCAATCAGCCCCATGCAGCTATTCTCAGCATGGATGCCGTGGTCAAGCGCCCGGTAGTGACAGAGGACGATGCCATTGCCATTCGCTACATGATGTATCTCTGTCTCTCCTTTGACCATCGCATCCTCGATGGAGCCGGGGCGGCCACTTTCCTGCAGGCTGTGCGAGCCAAACTGCAGAGCTACGGGCCGGAGATCGATGTCTATTAA
- a CDS encoding alpha-ketoacid dehydrogenase subunit beta, with the protein MTAVTYLEAISQAIREEMRRDESVFLLGEDVGTYGGAFKVSAGFLEEFGPERVIDTPMSETAIIGSAVGAALMGMRPIAEMQYIDFITCGFDQIVNMACKMYWRSGIPLPLVIRGPAGGGTHGGPFHSASPEAWFFHTPGIKVVMPATTYDAKGLLKAAIRDNNPVLYLEHKLLYRLPELREELPSEDYIVPLGKAIIRRRGRHMTMLTYGAMVHQCLKAAEQLASEDGLAVEVVDLRSLTPLDRQTIKESVMRTNKVLIVHEDTLTGGVGAELAALLAEELFDYLDGPIMRVAAPDAPYPYAPPLEMAYLPGVERIVAVARQLAAY; encoded by the coding sequence ATGACTGCGGTAACCTATCTGGAAGCGATCAGCCAGGCAATTCGCGAGGAGATGCGGCGCGACGAGTCGGTCTTTCTCCTTGGCGAGGATGTGGGCACCTACGGAGGGGCCTTCAAGGTGAGCGCCGGCTTCCTGGAGGAGTTCGGCCCGGAGCGGGTGATCGATACGCCAATGTCTGAGACGGCGATCATTGGCTCGGCGGTGGGGGCCGCCTTGATGGGAATGCGCCCGATCGCTGAAATGCAGTATATCGATTTTATCACCTGCGGCTTCGATCAGATCGTGAACATGGCCTGTAAGATGTACTGGCGCTCTGGTATCCCTTTGCCGCTGGTGATCCGTGGTCCCGCAGGCGGCGGCACGCATGGTGGCCCGTTTCATTCGGCCAGCCCAGAAGCCTGGTTCTTCCACACGCCCGGGATCAAGGTAGTGATGCCGGCCACCACCTACGATGCCAAGGGCCTTCTGAAGGCGGCGATCCGCGATAACAACCCCGTCCTCTATCTGGAGCATAAGCTGCTCTATCGCCTGCCGGAGCTGCGCGAAGAGCTGCCCAGTGAGGACTACATTGTGCCGTTGGGGAAGGCCATCATTCGCCGCCGTGGTCGCCATATGACGATGCTGACCTATGGGGCAATGGTTCATCAGTGCCTCAAGGCTGCCGAGCAGCTCGCCTCTGAGGACGGTCTGGCGGTCGAAGTGGTCGATTTGCGTAGCCTGACCCCTCTTGATCGCCAGACAATTAAGGAGTCGGTCATGCGAACCAATAAGGTACTGATTGTGCATGAGGATACGCTGACCGGGGGTGTGGGGGCCGAGCTGGCAGCTCTGCTGGCCGAGGAGCTATTTGACTATCTCGACGGCCCGATTATGCGGGTGGCCGCTCCCGATGCTCCCTATCCCTATGCCCCTCCTCTGGAGATGGCCTACTTGCCTGGCGTCGAGCGCATCGTGGCCGTTGCCCGTCAGCTCGCTGCCTACTAG